TAGTCTGCTTTTTTAAAGATAGGAGCTTCTGGATCTTTGTTGATTGCAACAATAACTTTGCTTGAACCCATTCCAGCAAAATGCTGAATCGCACCAGAAATTCCACAAGCAATATAAAGATTGGGACTAACTACTTTGCCTGTTTGCCCAACTTGCATACTATGCGGGGCGTAACCACTGTCTACAGCAGCTCTTGATGCTCCAACGGCAGCGTTGATCTTCCTTGCAAAGTCTCTAAGTATTGAAAAATTTTCGGCGTTTGCCATGGCTCTTCCACCTGAAACAATGATACTCGCTTCTGTTAGAGGGATTTCTTTTGATGCTGATTTCTGTACATCTGCAACGATTATTTTTGAATCAGTCGCAGGATCTACGTTAACTATTTCACCAGAGGATTCAGGGTTAGAGTTTGCTTTAATATTGTTTGGTCTAAAACTAATAAATGATTTGCGTCCAGCTTCAAGTTTGCAGCTAACTAAGAGTTTGTTTGAGTAAACACTTCTACCTACTTCCTTGCTGTCTTTATTGAATGAGACACAATCTGTTGCGATATTTGCTTTAGTTTTGGCTGCTGCCATTCCCATTAATGCTTCGCCATCAATAGAGTTGTTGGCAAGTATCAAGTCTGGGTTTTCGCTTTCAACAATTTTGATAAGTTCTGCTAAAAATAAATCTGATCTAAATGTTTCAAAAGCTGGGTTGTCAATTAAGAAGACTTTGGAGGCGCCGTTTTTACTAGCTTCTTGGGCAGCGTCTGTTGAATTTGTACCAAATACTGCTGCAATTGTATTTTCTGCGGTGAAATTTTCAGCGGTATATTTGATAATTTCTTTGGATGCATGACTTAATTTGCCATCTACTAGTTCGCTAAATACTAAGACTTTTGACATATTAGTTATATACCCTCGATATTTTGCTGTTAACGGGTATAAATGCTATGCAATGGTGTAAAATATTAATTTGTGGTGACAGTAAATAGCGAAGATTATTACGAATTATTAGGCGTTTCGCGTGATGCTAGTGAAAAAGACATTAAGTCTGCTTATAAAAAAGCGGCGCGTAAATATCATCCAGATAATACCGAGACTGGTAGCGAAGAAACTTTTAAAAAACTAGGCGAAGCCTATGATGTGCTTAAAGATTCGCAAAAGAAAACTATCTATGATAAATACGGTAAGGATGGTCTCAAAGGCATGGGCGGCGGCGCTTATGGCGGTGGATTTAATGGAGCTGGTTTTGAAGATCTGAGTGATGTCTTTTCAAGTTTTTTTGGTGGTGGCTTTGGAGCTGGTGGCGGACGTGCTCGTAGTAGAGCAAGACAAGGTCATGATCATAGTGTAGATATTCGTTTAGATTTTATTGACGCTATTAAAGAACACAAAAAGAAAATCAGATTGAATCCTCTCAAGTCTTGTAAGGCTTGTGGTGGCAAAGGTGCAGAAAAAGATACTGATATTGTTACTTGTTCAACCTGTCGTGGTGCTGGTCAAGTTAGCACTGTGCAAAATACGATACTCGGTCAAATCAGACAAGCGACCACTTGCCCAAGTTGTAATGGTACCGGAAGTGAAATTAAGAATCCATGCAAACCGTGCAAGGGTAAGGGTTTAAAGAGGGAAGATCAAGAAGTTGAGGTTACTATTCCTGCTGGTGTTTATGATGGTGCAACCATGAGACTCGCTGGCATGGGTGATGCTGGATCTCACGGTGGACCTTCTGGTGATATTTATTTGCAAATTCATGTTGGCAAGCACAAAAACTTTGAACGTGAGGGAGCTAATGTTTTTTCTCAAATCAATATCGGTTTTGCTGATGCTGCTCTTGGTACTGAAGTTGATGTGTCTACACTAAGAGGAACAGAAAAACTCAAAGTCAAAGCCGGTACTCAAGCTGGAGAAGTTATTAATCTCAAAAAACTTGGGTTTCCAATGATCAATAGACCTTCAAATAACGGAGATCATTTTGTCAAAATTAATGTGGTAACTCCAAATAATTTAACTGGTAAAGAAAAAGACTTGCTTCAGGAATTACAAAAACTGCGGCAGGGCAAAGATACTCAAGTTTAGTTCTCTGTCATCCTGAGTGAAGCGTCAGGATTTCATGGCACTTAACTAGGCGCTTGTAGCTCAGTTGGATAGAGCACCAGTTTCCGGAACTGGGGGTCGGGAGTTCGAATCTCTTCAAGCGCACCATTTTATTAGACCTCTTTCGAAACCGAAGGTTTCGTGTAATGAGGTCTTACAAAAGACCCAAAATCGAAGATTAGACATCCTGCAAAACCCCGTTTTGCTAGTGATGTCGCTTTAAAAAAGGTAGCAACCGCGCGGAATGCGCGTGTTGCCTTTGGAGATAATTCCGACTTTCAAAACAAGTCTATTGAATAGCTAATAACCCCTAATTCCATTAATCCATCAAGACGTACAGACATATTTTGCGCTAAAATGTATAGCTAAGTCCCTTGTTACAGGGGATCTTGTAATTACATTATCGTAATTACTTAAGAAATAGTTTCTAGGGCCAGCTTTGGTCTTAGGTAACTATTTGTATAGAAAAGGACAAGCCACAATCAATGGCTGATGTGAATACCAATATTGGCGGAAATCCAGCGAAACAAAGTTTGGCTAGTGAGCTTGACGCCACGAAACAGGGAGCAGTGCAAACTCGTGATCCTGCAAATAATGACCCGGGCACAATGGCTGATCAGCCAAGCGCGAAGCTACCGACTTTGGAGCAAAGTAGTCAGGCTTCTGGTGATAATCGAGAACAGCAAGCCGCTTTAGTACAACAGCCAAAACAACCAGATCCTTTCTTGACCAGGCATAGTCGTAGAGCGGTTAGTATTGTAGAGCTTGGTGCCTCCCTGCCATTAATCTTGTCTTCTTTGATTAATCAAGCAGAAAATATAGTCACTCATGAAGAAAACGAACACGGTAGTTTCATGTTGAATTATTTCACTACTACTATTAAAGCTCTTTCTAGTATCTTCATTTATGGTTTTCGTAAACTGGTACCGAAACCAGACGAGGTTGATAATGTCAACATGAATAAACGTCCTTTTGTTTTTGATGATGTTCTCACAAGAACGGCTCAACAATCTTTTGTTCGGCATATTACTTCATTCATTTTTTCAATGCGTCGAACCTTGTTTGAATTTATGCCAAACGTATTCACTGTCCCGTCTGAGGAGCATGACCCTGATAAACCAAGAGGGGCAGCAGCTTCCAAACACACAAAGAATCTCTTTTCTCTTGGTAATTCAGTCTTGAGCCCCATTAGATTCGCATCTTCTATTTTTTCAACCCTGGTTAGTCTACCTTCACACTTATTAGGAGCGCTATCTTCTTATATGGGTGATCAAAAATCATTTGATTTTGCAAACTATGGTTCAGAACTTTCTGAAATTATGATGCCAGTCGTAACCAACCTAAATTCTTTACAGAGGGTTACTATGGCATATTTTGATTCATGGTCAACAAATAATTCTAAGATTGTAGAGTTGGATAAATACAATGTTGGTTTTACCCATATGATTCAAGCTATCTTTGGTTCCTTTACTGCACTACCTTATTTCTTTAGTGCTTTAGTGAAGGTCAAAGAGAAGTTGCTCGAAAAAGAAGATGGACAATTTAAGCTTGCTTTGCTTGCAAAAGATTTTACTAGTTCGTTCTCGCTATTGCTTAAATCACTAGGGATTCATTCTGGTAGCACAGCTAGTTTGCAGTCAGCATCTTTAAATAGTACGGCTAAAGTACTTGAGTATCTTGATGAATATTCTGAAAAATACCTACAGAAACTAATGAACTCTACTGGTTTGATCAAGTCATTCTTTAAGAAATTTAGACCAACCAATTTAGAAGGTGGGGTTCTTGCAAGTGTTAAGACTAAGCAACTGGAAGAGGGTGTCAAGGATGGTTATGTCTTTAATAGATTCAAGAAGACGACTTTCTTTAGTGATATCTATGATTATTTGCATCCACTTCAAAGAACTTTGATGCTTTTACCAAACGCTTTTGTAGCGTTGTCTGATCCATATGTGCAGGACAATGGTACTAGATTATTGAGATGGGCTGATAGATTGATTGGTTTGAATTCAATGGTTTTGTCTTTCCCTAATGCTGTGATATAT
The Cyanobacteriota bacterium genome window above contains:
- a CDS encoding electron transfer flavoprotein subunit alpha/FixB family protein: MSKVLVFSELVDGKLSHASKEIIKYTAENFTAENTIAAVFGTNSTDAAQEASKNGASKVFLIDNPAFETFRSDLFLAELIKIVESENPDLILANNSIDGEALMGMAAAKTKANIATDCVSFNKDSKEVGRSVYSNKLLVSCKLEAGRKSFISFRPNNIKANSNPESSGEIVNVDPATDSKIIVADVQKSASKEIPLTEASIIVSGGRAMANAENFSILRDFARKINAAVGASRAAVDSGYAPHSMQVGQTGKVVSPNLYIACGISGAIQHFAGMGSSKVIVAINKDPEAPIFKKADYGIVGDLFEIVPALTAKVDALVKA
- the dnaJ gene encoding molecular chaperone DnaJ yields the protein MVTVNSEDYYELLGVSRDASEKDIKSAYKKAARKYHPDNTETGSEETFKKLGEAYDVLKDSQKKTIYDKYGKDGLKGMGGGAYGGGFNGAGFEDLSDVFSSFFGGGFGAGGGRARSRARQGHDHSVDIRLDFIDAIKEHKKKIRLNPLKSCKACGGKGAEKDTDIVTCSTCRGAGQVSTVQNTILGQIRQATTCPSCNGTGSEIKNPCKPCKGKGLKREDQEVEVTIPAGVYDGATMRLAGMGDAGSHGGPSGDIYLQIHVGKHKNFEREGANVFSQINIGFADAALGTEVDVSTLRGTEKLKVKAGTQAGEVINLKKLGFPMINRPSNNGDHFVKINVVTPNNLTGKEKDLLQELQKLRQGKDTQV